The proteins below are encoded in one region of bacterium:
- a CDS encoding DUF3179 domain-containing protein gives MGEHEGAGQSRRFGRPVASIHVVLLIAFATAAEPIRNGFDLAEADVPVAEIRAGGPPQDGIPALDHPRTGPAGSSGDLTWEDDAIVLGFEWNGEARAYPVAILDHHELVNDTVGGRPVLISWCPLCGTGMVFDRRVAGAERTYGVSGLLYQSDVLMYDRETGSLWSQISSRAISGASRGGELELLRSRMESWGAWRLRHPDTTILSRRTGHTRNYGRSPYAGYATSSRLMFPAPSDDRYHPKMPTLGLRIRGVVARGYPAAELVRAGGFAEEQLAGEKVRIRYDDVAQVFDVDAPSRVEVVEGYWFAWAAFHPDASVFRVAPEAGRSGPQSDRSEGTLQ, from the coding sequence GAGCGGGACAAAGCAGGAGATTCGGCCGCCCGGTCGCGAGTATTCACGTCGTTCTCCTGATCGCGTTCGCGACGGCTGCGGAGCCGATTCGAAACGGCTTCGACCTGGCGGAAGCGGATGTCCCGGTCGCGGAGATCCGAGCCGGAGGCCCCCCTCAAGACGGCATCCCGGCCCTCGATCACCCGAGGACCGGGCCCGCCGGCAGCTCGGGAGATCTCACCTGGGAGGATGACGCCATCGTCCTGGGCTTCGAATGGAACGGCGAAGCCCGTGCCTATCCGGTGGCGATCCTCGACCACCACGAGTTGGTCAACGACACCGTGGGTGGGCGCCCCGTGCTGATCAGCTGGTGTCCGTTGTGCGGTACCGGAATGGTCTTCGATCGTCGCGTCGCCGGTGCGGAGCGAACCTACGGCGTATCGGGTCTGCTCTACCAATCTGATGTTCTCATGTACGACCGCGAGACCGGGAGCTTGTGGTCCCAGATCTCTTCCCGCGCGATCTCGGGTGCGAGCCGTGGGGGCGAGCTCGAGTTGCTGCGCTCGCGCATGGAGAGCTGGGGCGCCTGGCGCCTGCGGCATCCGGATACGACGATCCTCTCGCGGCGTACCGGTCACACGAGGAACTACGGACGCTCACCCTATGCGGGCTACGCCACGTCTTCCCGCCTGATGTTTCCGGCACCCTCGGACGACCGCTATCACCCGAAGATGCCGACGTTAGGCCTTCGTATCCGGGGCGTGGTGGCCCGGGGCTATCCGGCAGCAGAGCTCGTACGCGCCGGTGGCTTCGCCGAGGAGCAGCTCGCCGGTGAGAAAGTGCGCATACGCTACGACGATGTCGCCCAGGTCTTCGATGTCGATGCACCTTCGCGGGTCGAGGTCGTGGAGGGGTACTGGTTTGCCTGGGCAGCCTTTCACCCCGACGCCAGTGTTTTTCGTGTCGCGCCCGAGGCTGGAAGATCCGGCCCGCAGTCCGACCGATCAGAAGGAACGCTCCAATGA